The following coding sequences are from one Pontibacillus halophilus JSM 076056 = DSM 19796 window:
- a CDS encoding carbonic anhydrase, protein MSSKQFSTVINCMDGRVQLPVNTWMQERYGAPYVDTITEAGPNNILVNGTEAQLASMKEKVRISVEAHGSEVLAIVGHHDCAGNPVSREIQEQQIREGISIVKGWGFPITVIGLFVNENWEVEEV, encoded by the coding sequence ATGAGTTCTAAACAATTTTCTACAGTCATCAACTGCATGGATGGGAGAGTACAACTCCCTGTAAACACTTGGATGCAAGAACGATACGGTGCTCCATACGTGGATACCATCACAGAAGCAGGCCCAAATAACATTCTTGTAAATGGTACTGAAGCGCAGCTAGCTTCAATGAAAGAAAAAGTACGCATCTCCGTTGAAGCACACGGTTCTGAAGTATTAGCCATTGTTGGCCACCATGATTGTGCCGGTAACCCAGTGTCTCGTGAAATCCAAGAACAACAAATACGCGAGGGTATATCCATTGTCAAAGGTTGGGGATTCCCAATCACAGTGATTGGCTTATTTGTGAATGAGAATTGGGAAGTAGAAGAAGTGTAA
- a CDS encoding alpha/beta hydrolase: MNVSIHSVTSSRGELSVTYIKNNSSKICIMLSGRSYSYDRPYMYYSTMLMLEKGFDVIHVHYDYNEEEIVGMVQDTPMLVSLEVEQVMNEFIQPNRYTSITFVAKSLGTLPLVLDAERFIDQRPTSYVLLTPLLLKDQFKESLLRLTNPVYVIMGTEDRHYDKCFLDQLNRKEHMKTTVIEGANHSLEYTDFNTTRSLDLVKHTMKGIGCFIDLIEE; encoded by the coding sequence ATGAACGTATCTATCCATAGTGTCACCAGCAGTAGGGGTGAACTCTCAGTTACATACATAAAGAATAATTCTTCTAAGATTTGTATCATGCTTTCTGGGAGGAGTTATTCTTACGACCGTCCTTATATGTACTATTCCACGATGCTTATGTTGGAGAAGGGGTTTGATGTGATTCATGTTCATTACGACTACAATGAGGAAGAAATCGTTGGAATGGTGCAGGACACACCTATGTTGGTTTCTCTCGAGGTGGAACAAGTGATGAACGAATTCATTCAACCAAATCGTTACACATCCATCACCTTTGTCGCCAAATCGCTAGGAACACTACCTCTTGTGCTAGATGCTGAGAGATTCATTGATCAACGACCAACTTCCTACGTACTTCTCACTCCTTTGTTGCTGAAAGACCAATTCAAAGAGTCTCTACTGAGATTGACGAATCCCGTATATGTGATTATGGGCACAGAGGATCGACATTATGATAAGTGCTTCTTAGACCAACTCAACAGGAAAGAACATATGAAGACCACGGTAATCGAAGGGGCCAATCACTCGCTAGAGTATACCGACTTTAACACCACTCGTTCATTAGACTTGGTCAAGCACACGATGAAAGGAATTGGGTGTTTTATAGATTTGATAGAGGAATGA